The following coding sequences are from one Eptesicus fuscus isolate TK198812 chromosome 7, DD_ASM_mEF_20220401, whole genome shotgun sequence window:
- the LOC129149717 gene encoding olfactory receptor 6C65-like yields MKNQTSVKEFILLGLTDDPELNVLIFLFLFFTYILSITGNMTIITLTLIDSHLKTPMYFFLRNFAFLEILFTTVSIPRFLVSIATGDMTISYNSCMAQEFFFLLLGSSEFFLLTAMSYDRYVAICKPLHYTVIMNSRICNLLVISSWMAGFLIIFPPVIMGLQLDFCDSNIIDHFTCDSSPILLISCTDTALLELLAFFVAVLTLVVTLTLVILSYVFILKMILRIPSAEQRKKAFSTCSSHMIVVSISYGSCIFMYVKTSAKEGVALTKGIAVLNTSVAPMLNPFIYSLRNQQVKQSFKNFIKKCFSNKFSS; encoded by the coding sequence atgaaaaaccaAACATCTGTAAAAGAGTTCATTCTCCTGGGATTAACAGATGACCCAgagttaaatgttttaatttttctatttctatttttcacatATATCCTGAGTATAACTGGAAACATGACAATTATCACCCTTACTTTGATAGATTCACACCTCAAAACACCCATGTATTTTTTCCTTAGGAATTTCGCTTTCCTAGAAATCTTATTTACAACAGTTTCTATTCCTAGATTCCTAGTCAGCATTGCAACAGGGGATATGACCATTTCTTATAATTCTTGCATGGCCcaggaatttttctttcttctccttggtTCATCAGAATTTTTCCTTTTGACTGCTATGTCCTATGATCGGTATGTGGCTATCTGTAAGCCACTGCACTACACAGTAATAATGAATAGCAGAATCTGCAACCTGCTTGTAATTAGTTCTTGGATGGCTGGATTTCTCATTATCTTCCCACCTGTGATCATGGGACTTCAACTGGATTTCTGTGACTCCAACATCATTGACCACTTTACCTGTGACTCTTCTCCCATACTACTGATCTCCTGCACAGACACAGCACTGCTAGAGCTCCTGGCCTTTTTTGTGGCGGTATTAACTCTTGTGGTAACCTTAACATTAGTGATTCTTTCCTATGTATTCATCCTTAAAATGATTCTGAGAATCCCCTCTGCTGAGCAAAGGAAAAAGGCCTTTTCCACTTGTTCCTCACACATGATTGTTGTCTCTATTTCTTATGGAAGTTGCATTTTCATGTATGTCAAAACTTCAGCAAAAGAAGGAGTGGCTTTGACCAAGGGTATAGCAGTGCTCAATACCTCTGTTGCCCCAATGCTAAATCCATTTATTTACTCCTTAAGAAACCAGCAGGTAAAGCAGTCCTTTAAGAACTTCATCAAGAAATGTTTCTCAAATAAATTTTCATCATAA